In Streptomyces sp. NBC_00306, a single genomic region encodes these proteins:
- a CDS encoding Asp23/Gls24 family envelope stress response protein, with protein MTQNPHAPHEQDGPGREETRDVDLLPCGRDLFRTVEQGQSEQSDAHARSCPYCAAVLGETALLNEVVRRAGDGGSAGGDADAGDDTDRNARIMDVVRLELSPGRNLPLGGRDEDTWITEAATARTFRAAAASLTGVHIGDCVIRPLDAADPGPARWPRGPVHVRLDAVVARTWDLQDVAARIRERITSAADTELGMDVAVIDVRIADILDPEAGDEGGER; from the coding sequence ATGACCCAGAACCCTCACGCCCCTCATGAGCAGGACGGTCCCGGCAGGGAAGAGACGCGGGACGTCGATCTCCTGCCGTGCGGGCGCGACCTGTTCCGGACCGTCGAGCAGGGGCAGAGCGAGCAGTCCGATGCGCATGCCCGCTCCTGCCCGTACTGCGCGGCCGTACTGGGCGAAACCGCCCTGCTGAACGAGGTCGTACGCCGTGCCGGGGACGGCGGTTCCGCCGGCGGCGACGCCGACGCCGGCGACGACACAGACCGGAACGCACGGATCATGGACGTGGTGCGCCTGGAGCTGAGCCCCGGCAGGAACCTCCCGCTCGGCGGGAGAGACGAGGACACGTGGATCACCGAGGCGGCCACCGCCCGGACCTTCCGGGCCGCGGCCGCGTCACTCACCGGCGTCCACATCGGCGACTGCGTGATCCGTCCGCTCGACGCGGCGGATCCGGGGCCGGCCCGGTGGCCGCGCGGTCCGGTCCACGTCCGGCTGGACGCCGTCGTGGCGAGGACGTGGGACCTTCAGGACGTCGCCGCACGCATCCGGGAGCGCATCACCTCGGCGGCCGACACGGAACTGGGCATGGACGTCGCTGTCATCGACGTACGGATCGCCGACATCCTCGACCCCGAGGCCGGCGACGAAGGGGGAGAGCGATGA
- a CDS encoding Asp23/Gls24 family envelope stress response protein, with translation MTDSKPSAQLADAITTAVLSTRGVAFLRPGLTDLLIASSGSGWGRPAGDTTRAGGGVRVVRQQESEAWTVEVTIVLRRGHRALDVTRAVRAAVAETVRPARGPSVPVHVTVTVSGVV, from the coding sequence ATGACGGACAGCAAGCCGTCCGCGCAACTGGCGGACGCCATCACCACCGCGGTCCTGAGCACCCGGGGCGTGGCGTTTCTGCGCCCCGGGCTCACCGACCTCCTCATCGCCTCGTCCGGCTCCGGATGGGGCCGCCCGGCCGGCGACACGACCAGAGCCGGCGGCGGAGTGCGTGTCGTGCGCCAGCAGGAGTCCGAGGCCTGGACCGTGGAGGTCACCATCGTCCTGCGGCGCGGCCACCGTGCGCTGGACGTCACCCGGGCGGTGAGGGCAGCCGTCGCGGAGACGGTCCGCCCCGCGCGCGGCCCCTCGGTGCCGGTGCATGTGACGGTGACGGTCAGCGGGGTGGTCTGA